A genomic segment from Nitrosopumilus sp. K4 encodes:
- a CDS encoding DUF4443 domain-containing protein, with product MKKNIETLQNIVSRKGSSKILTFSIPHVFKALQMLSRDRFVSRATFCKEIHLGEGAVKTLISHLKEAQMVESTKSGTFLTNKGKKFIADIQKVMCNECVIKKSDFLSGKFNHAVLLKKYSKAIKTGLEQRDYAILYGSSGCTTILFKNNHFVFPDEKDCFSNEPSIKNTLQKELSPEEEDVIIISSSDDPFVAEISAKNSALWTLATT from the coding sequence GTGAAAAAAAATATCGAGACATTACAAAACATTGTTTCACGAAAAGGTTCAAGTAAAATTTTAACATTTAGCATCCCCCATGTTTTCAAAGCATTACAAATGCTATCAAGAGATAGATTCGTAAGCAGAGCAACATTTTGTAAGGAAATTCATCTAGGTGAAGGGGCAGTCAAAACTTTGATTTCCCATCTAAAAGAAGCTCAAATGGTAGAGTCTACAAAATCAGGCACCTTTCTGACAAACAAGGGGAAAAAATTTATTGCAGATATTCAAAAGGTCATGTGCAATGAATGTGTCATTAAAAAATCAGATTTTCTTTCTGGAAAATTTAACCATGCTGTTCTATTAAAAAAATATTCAAAGGCCATCAAAACAGGACTGGAGCAAAGAGATTATGCAATTTTGTATGGTTCTTCAGGCTGTACCACTATTTTGTTTAAAAACAATCATTTTGTTTTTCCAGATGAAAAAGATTGTTTTTCAAACGAACCCTCAATAAAAAACACTCTCCAAAAAGAGTTATCGCCAGAAGAAGAAGACGTGATCATAATTTCATCATCGGATGATCCATTTGTTGCAGAAATATCTGCAAAAAACTCTGCATTATGGACACTTGCAACAACGTAG